The Akkermansia muciniphila genome contains a region encoding:
- a CDS encoding PEP-CTERM sorting domain-containing protein (PEP-CTERM proteins occur, often in large numbers, in the proteomes of bacteria that also encode an exosortase, a predicted intramembrane cysteine proteinase. The presence of a PEP-CTERM domain at a protein's C-terminus predicts cleavage within the sorting domain, followed by covalent anchoring to some some component of the (usually Gram-negative) cell surface. Many PEP-CTERM proteins exhibit an unusual sequence composition that includes large numbers of potential glycosylation sites. Expression of one such protein has been shown restore the ability of a bacterium to form floc, a type of biofilm.) — protein sequence MKKSFILLLLAGAVSAASAASLKINLGSSSAGDSDWISVATQTTSITGGKATSYTPIASLSKNGGAVSSSLVLGNLDGRDITLSMAYKSTAAMNAGYLDAAGTAPSLNSLFPDTVTYSSINGKCNGVKTQAVGLQFTLSGLAANTTYYLYVLGNSGFSTNKTSMTLSGGVSDVTGSLMDGYEGAGTVAGSTFQGTTDSSGVGMEWTFTTDGSGQVTLTYERAAGVAADVLSGDVVLNGFMLATEPIPEPSTASLGLVALAALMLRRRKR from the coding sequence ATGAAGAAATCATTCATTCTGCTATTATTGGCAGGGGCCGTCTCCGCGGCTTCTGCGGCTTCCTTGAAAATCAATCTGGGGTCTTCCTCCGCCGGGGATTCGGATTGGATCAGTGTGGCTACTCAAACGACTTCCATCACGGGAGGAAAAGCCACCTCCTACACTCCCATTGCTTCCTTGAGCAAAAACGGGGGCGCTGTTTCCTCTTCCCTCGTTCTAGGCAATCTGGATGGCCGGGACATCACGCTCAGCATGGCTTATAAAAGCACCGCCGCCATGAATGCGGGGTATCTGGACGCGGCGGGAACGGCTCCCTCCCTGAACTCCCTGTTCCCGGACACCGTAACGTACTCTTCCATCAACGGAAAGTGCAACGGGGTGAAAACTCAGGCCGTCGGCTTGCAATTCACATTGAGCGGCCTGGCGGCCAATACCACCTATTATCTCTACGTTCTGGGCAACAGCGGCTTCTCCACTAATAAAACCAGCATGACTCTTTCAGGCGGCGTCAGTGACGTCACCGGCAGCCTGATGGACGGTTATGAAGGTGCGGGAACGGTGGCCGGTTCAACCTTTCAGGGAACGACGGATTCCTCCGGCGTGGGGATGGAATGGACCTTCACTACGGACGGCTCCGGCCAGGTGACGCTCACATATGAACGCGCCGCGGGCGTGGCCGCGGATGTTTTAAGCGGGGATGTTGTTTTAAACGGGTTCATGCTGGCGACCGAGCCCATTCCTGAACCGTCTACGGCGTCTCTGGGGCTGGTCGCCCTGGCCGCATTGATGCTGCGGCGGCGCAAAAGATAG
- a CDS encoding Gfo/Idh/MocA family oxidoreductase: MPEQKRLSLAGIGCGSRTRTYMKLAMEQKDRYRIAAAADPVKQRTEAVRDFAPEEERDSIRLFKDAASLLEEPRLADVAIIGTQDDYHYGPCKKAMELGYHVLLEKPIAKTLREALELRDMARQLKRRVAVCHVLRYTQFYRTLKKIIASGEIGDVITFNANEGVGAWHFAHSFVRGHWGNSKTSTPMIVAKCCHDMDILYWLMGRRKCLSVASFGELTFFTKKTLSSPRPERCTDWTSPVGEDPWDARKYATDDECKRWLGMVYDRAQEATAEEICEWLKTSPWGRDYLQCDNDQPDHQVSIMRFEGGLTGTFTMTAFEQGRHIEVYGTKGKIRAGAFYKENGPGEITVTPHFGGKTRVVELEELAGGYQGHGGGDWGLVDALYDDMLTVPTPADMTTSIEESAHSHVMAFATEHARLTGQVVDVAEFERRVMRGELDY; the protein is encoded by the coding sequence ATGCCTGAACAAAAAAGACTCTCTCTCGCCGGCATCGGGTGCGGCTCCCGTACGCGCACCTACATGAAGCTGGCCATGGAACAAAAAGACCGCTACCGCATTGCCGCCGCGGCGGACCCCGTCAAGCAGCGCACGGAAGCCGTGCGTGACTTTGCCCCGGAGGAGGAACGGGACTCCATCCGCCTGTTCAAGGACGCCGCCTCCCTGCTGGAGGAACCGCGCCTGGCGGACGTAGCCATCATCGGCACGCAGGACGACTACCACTACGGCCCGTGCAAAAAAGCCATGGAGCTGGGCTACCACGTCCTGCTGGAAAAACCCATCGCCAAGACGCTGAGGGAAGCGCTGGAACTGCGTGACATGGCGCGCCAGCTGAAGCGCCGCGTGGCCGTGTGCCACGTGCTGCGCTACACCCAGTTCTACCGCACCCTGAAAAAAATCATCGCCAGCGGGGAAATAGGGGACGTCATCACCTTCAATGCCAATGAAGGCGTGGGGGCGTGGCACTTCGCCCACTCCTTCGTGCGCGGTCACTGGGGCAACAGCAAAACCTCCACTCCCATGATCGTGGCCAAATGCTGCCATGACATGGACATCCTCTACTGGCTCATGGGGCGGCGCAAATGCCTCTCCGTAGCCAGCTTCGGGGAGCTCACCTTCTTCACGAAAAAAACGCTCTCCTCCCCCCGGCCGGAACGCTGTACGGACTGGACCTCCCCGGTGGGGGAAGACCCCTGGGACGCCCGCAAATACGCCACGGATGACGAATGCAAGCGCTGGCTGGGCATGGTCTACGACCGCGCGCAGGAAGCCACGGCGGAGGAAATCTGCGAGTGGCTCAAAACCTCGCCGTGGGGCAGGGACTACCTCCAGTGCGACAACGACCAGCCGGACCACCAGGTCTCCATCATGCGCTTTGAAGGTGGCCTGACCGGCACCTTCACGATGACGGCCTTTGAACAGGGACGCCATATCGAGGTATACGGCACCAAGGGCAAAATCCGCGCCGGAGCCTTCTACAAGGAAAACGGCCCCGGTGAAATCACCGTCACGCCCCACTTTGGCGGAAAAACCCGCGTGGTGGAGCTGGAAGAACTGGCCGGAGGCTACCAGGGCCACGGCGGCGGCGACTGGGGACTGGTGGACGCCCTTTATGACGACATGCTGACGGTGCCCACCCCGGCGGACATGACCACTTCCATTGAAGAATCCGCCCACTCCCATGTGATGGCCTTCGCCACGGAACACGCCCGGCTGACCGGCCAGGTAGTGGACGTGGCCGAATTCGAGCGCCGGGTCATGAGGGGTGAACTGGACTATTGA
- a CDS encoding M3 family metallopeptidase, translated as MNHPYLDPSFLVSWSRLTPDAIKPDITEAISRAKANIQAICDQLLDSLTYESTFGALEKASEDLHLGWGRAMHLDSVNDEPSQREAIGEMLPEVVAFSSSVPLNPCLWTVLKAAAACDWVKDLSPVRQRFIQETLADFRESGADLPDGVKPEYAEIEARLSLKTKKFAENVLDSTNAWELIVENEAELSGLPDSAKEAARLDALANGHGTEEAPRWRFTQKFTSLQPVMQFADSDGLRRQMWEGSCSIGKDGEYDNEALIAEILELRDKKARLLGYGCFADYATSRRMAGSGANALDFINDLHDKVKPSFLKDMEAVRLYKEEKTGKPVEKLSPWETGYWSEKRRRELYAFDEEDLRPYYSVEKVMDGLFSIYSGLYGITVTPRPTVAFKPGEPGEVPEGAVEVWHPDVLFYELHDAESGEHLGSFYADWHPRDSKRAGAWMNYLSVGEPPHGGKPRVPHVGLMVGNMTKPVGDKPALLSHREVETIFHEFGHLLHQLLSDVEVKSLAGTNVAWDFVELPSQINENWCWERESVDLFAAHYETGEKIPDELFSKMRAARNYMSGTDFMRQLCFGKLDLELHVNWPQYKGVPLEETDERILADYRVPMTHRGPSVARRLTHIFADPTGYASGYYSYKWAEVLEADAFSRFLKEGVLNPQTGRDFRRCILSKGNSKPAAELYRDFMGRDPDAEALLVKSGVL; from the coding sequence ATGAACCATCCCTATCTGGACCCCTCCTTCCTGGTCTCCTGGTCACGGCTCACGCCGGACGCCATCAAGCCGGACATCACGGAGGCCATCTCCCGCGCCAAAGCCAACATCCAGGCCATCTGCGACCAGCTCCTGGACTCCCTCACTTATGAAAGCACCTTCGGCGCTCTGGAAAAAGCCTCGGAGGACCTGCACCTCGGCTGGGGCCGGGCCATGCATCTGGACTCCGTGAATGATGAACCCTCCCAGCGTGAAGCCATCGGTGAAATGCTGCCGGAGGTGGTGGCCTTCTCCTCCTCCGTGCCGCTGAACCCGTGCCTGTGGACGGTCCTGAAAGCCGCCGCGGCCTGTGACTGGGTGAAAGACCTCTCCCCCGTCAGGCAGCGCTTCATTCAGGAAACCCTGGCGGACTTCCGTGAAAGCGGGGCGGACCTGCCGGACGGCGTGAAGCCGGAATATGCGGAAATAGAAGCCCGGCTCTCCCTGAAGACCAAGAAATTCGCGGAAAACGTGCTGGACTCCACCAACGCCTGGGAACTCATCGTGGAAAATGAAGCGGAACTCTCCGGCCTGCCGGACTCCGCGAAGGAGGCCGCCCGGCTGGACGCCCTGGCCAATGGCCACGGCACGGAAGAAGCCCCCCGCTGGCGTTTTACGCAGAAATTCACCTCCCTCCAGCCCGTCATGCAGTTCGCGGACTCGGACGGCCTGCGCCGTCAAATGTGGGAAGGCTCCTGCTCCATCGGGAAGGACGGGGAATACGACAACGAGGCCCTTATTGCGGAAATCCTGGAACTGCGGGATAAAAAGGCCCGCCTGCTGGGATACGGGTGCTTTGCGGACTACGCCACCTCCCGCCGCATGGCCGGGAGCGGCGCCAACGCCCTGGACTTCATCAACGACCTGCACGACAAGGTGAAGCCCTCCTTCCTGAAAGACATGGAAGCCGTACGCCTCTACAAGGAGGAAAAAACCGGAAAACCCGTGGAAAAACTCTCACCGTGGGAAACCGGCTACTGGTCTGAAAAACGCCGCCGCGAGCTGTACGCCTTTGATGAGGAAGACCTGCGGCCGTACTACTCCGTGGAAAAGGTGATGGACGGCCTCTTCTCCATTTACTCCGGCCTGTACGGCATCACGGTAACGCCGCGCCCCACAGTGGCCTTCAAGCCGGGAGAACCCGGAGAAGTGCCGGAAGGCGCGGTGGAAGTATGGCACCCGGACGTGCTGTTCTATGAACTGCATGATGCGGAAAGCGGGGAGCACCTGGGCTCCTTTTATGCGGACTGGCATCCGCGGGACTCCAAGCGCGCCGGGGCGTGGATGAACTACCTGAGCGTGGGGGAACCCCCGCACGGCGGCAAGCCCCGCGTTCCGCACGTGGGGCTGATGGTCGGCAACATGACCAAGCCCGTGGGGGACAAGCCCGCGCTGCTCTCCCACCGGGAGGTGGAAACCATCTTCCATGAATTCGGCCACCTGCTGCACCAGCTCCTTTCCGATGTGGAGGTCAAATCCCTGGCGGGCACCAACGTGGCCTGGGACTTTGTGGAACTGCCCTCCCAGATCAATGAAAACTGGTGCTGGGAGCGGGAATCCGTGGACCTCTTTGCCGCGCACTATGAGACGGGTGAAAAAATCCCGGATGAACTCTTCTCCAAAATGCGCGCCGCCCGCAACTACATGAGCGGCACGGACTTCATGCGCCAGCTCTGCTTCGGCAAGCTGGACCTGGAGCTTCACGTGAACTGGCCGCAGTACAAGGGCGTTCCGCTGGAAGAAACGGATGAGCGCATCCTGGCGGACTACCGGGTGCCCATGACCCACCGCGGCCCCTCCGTGGCGCGCCGCCTGACCCACATCTTCGCGGACCCCACGGGCTATGCCTCCGGCTACTACTCCTACAAATGGGCGGAAGTGCTGGAAGCGGACGCCTTCAGCCGCTTCCTGAAAGAAGGGGTGCTGAACCCGCAGACCGGACGCGACTTCCGCCGCTGCATCCTCAGCAAGGGCAACAGCAAGCCTGCCGCGGAACTCTACCGCGACTTCATGGGCCGTGATCCGGACGCGGAAGCGTTGCTCGTCAAATCCGGAGTTCTTTAA